A stretch of DNA from Perca fluviatilis chromosome 15, GENO_Pfluv_1.0, whole genome shotgun sequence:
CAAATACCCATTATGTAACATACCTCTGTctaatctgtgtgtgtcctctccAGCCCCAGAACATCTTGCTGACCTCTGCTAGACCTCTGGGGGACATTCGCATTGTGGACTTTGGTTTATCCAGACGCATGGACAAAATCATAGAAGTCAGGGAGATCCTGGGTACCCCAGAGTATGTTGGTGAGTCCTGCTTTCAGCCCTTAAATACCCAGAATCACCTGTGTCTTTTCAATGGGAGTGCCATTTATCATGACTAATTGGGGCAATGTGTTTCTGTTGCAGCACCAGAGATCCTGAACTATGAACCCATTAGCACTGCAACGGACATGTGGTAAGTGTGCTACAGTAGTTGATGTGACTATTTCCACTCATTTAAGTGGATGCCATGCAGAACTCGTTTAGTCTGATTTACTTCTCAGAATAAAGACATTCAGGACGGTGACATCACCTCCCTAACATGCAAAGGCAGTCTAGACCTTTGACCACAAGATTATCTTTGCTTCATACTTGCGGTTAATGACTAGACAGCGCAGTGGAAGACAGACAAAAATGTTGTGGGTCGCAAAGCAGATTCTGTAACCATCAAACATGACAAATTGCCTCATAACCTCCTTCcctttcttcctccctccctgctAGGAGTATCGGGGTCCTGACCTATGTCATGCTGACGGGCGAGTCTCCCTTTCTTGGTGACGAAAAGCAGCAGACATTCCTCAACATCTCCCAAGTCAACGTAGACTACTCGCAGGACACGTTCGAGGGGATCTCCTCCCTGGCTGTTGACTTCATCAAGTCCTTGTTGGTTAAAAACCCCAGGTGAGGCTGTTTACCGTAAAAATTAAGATATAATCAAATGTTCTGATTATggctaaaacaaaaaagtttccATCAGCATCACTTTGAGCTGATTTACACACCAAGGATGTGAGTCAGGTTCACACCCGCACGCAAGTACATCCACAAGCGTCTAAATGAGTGTATGTGGTAACAAGATTTGCGTCACTTAGGCAAGACATCGTTTCCTTTTTTGCAAATGGTGGCTCTAAACTCACctcatttataataataaaaaaaaaaagatacttttTAGGTCAGTATCTTTGTGTTTTGACATTACACCAAACACTGATGTATCCGCTTTGTGGGTCACTATGATGAAGAAAGAATAGTTCAGCTAAGGTGATTTTCATGGGAAGCTATGTAACCATATCTCTGAACTAATTCTGATTGACAGCTCCAAAACTGAGCCCATACTTTGTCACCacaatttgttgatgaaaagtAGCAGCAGCCTCTGTCTCACATCCAGAGCCATAATCTCCAGTCAGTATAGTTTAATTGCAACAGATTACTGGTAGCGTTGGAAAAAGTAGAAGATTCCTCAGTGTTTGAATAATCGGCACGggatggagggaaaaaaaatcttgagAGCAAAGAAAGTGCTTTTCTTTGTGGTTTTCCAAACCAAATGTTGAAAAGGAATATGGCCGACGTCTGCAAGAGAACGGATTGAGGGAATCGTAAACTCCAGGCAATCTGTCGGTTATGTAAACTCTTTGGGAATTTTCACTCATCCACAgtgttattgtgtttgtgtgtacaggAAGAGAGCCACTGCAGAAGAATGCCTCAACCACCCCTGGCTGAACTCACTCCCCCATCCCAACTCCCACCCGCACCTCCACACCAGGTCGGCCTCCTCCCTGGACGAGCCGGAGATGAGCCAGTCGGAGTCAGAGCCCGAGAGCCCGGTTCCCTCCCCCGAGCTGGACTTGATCGGTTCGTACCTCACGTGCCCGGGCCAGGGTGGGCTGAAGACAGGCCGTGACACCTTCTCCTTCAGCGAGCCCCCCTTTCCCACGCGGCCTGAGATAAAGCAGGAACTGATCTGCTGAACGACGTTTCGCCAGGTGGAGAGAGACTGAGCAAATTCAAACTCCACGGAGCAGATACTGAAAGCCAGTGAGCCTGCAGCTTCTTGGTCTTGATCTGACCCAGGGCCATGCTATATGGATGCTGTATGCCTGCTACTGGCTGCTTCTACTGCTGTGATGTCTGTGAGCTGAGCTGTGTGTAGTTTAATACCTCTGCATGTGTTTGAATAATGCACGCTTCCCCGTGCTGATTGATGGTTGTACGGAAGGAATGTGAGCGGAATAAAGATGCAGGAGAAAGGAGTGAAGACATATAAAGGATTTTTGTCACAGGACTGCACTGCTGCCTTAAAAGTGACAGGGCCTAGCTTAGCACTGTGGCTAGTTCACCCCTGCACGAACACGGATTTCTCTTTTTACCCAATTAGCCTTTTGAACTGGGTTTCAGAGGAGAGGCACCCTTGGGAAATGACTTCACTCGCTGCGCGCTCTCATGAAAACAAGTTATGCTTCAGCTGACCCAGACATATCTTCTGTGATGAGTTTTGTTGAAGGGTTTTGACAGATGGTTGTACTTAACAATTAAAGAATTAAATTAACTTAAGAATTAAAGTAAAGGACAGACCCTACGCTGAAGCCAGACGATTCCActgttttatgtgtttatttatgcGTGTTTGTTATACCACTTCACCCCCTTAAACACACAAAACCGCATCAACGCCTGAGTTTAAGATGGAAATGGTAGCATTTTTTTTCAAGGACAATCGTAAGCACTTTTTATTTGGTTATTGGACTTCCATGTTATAGTAAAAAACCAAAGGCTATTCAAGCACAGTCAGCTGTCAcacaatgtactgtacatattaaACATTTTCCACCACACACCGTTTTTTTCACATTACCTTTTTATTTACAAAGTGCCACTTTTTTGACCTCACTTCTgtgttaatattatttttttctgttttggctATTgcacaagtgtttttttttttttttttttttttacttacttaaCTGCGAGGTTGCCACAAGATTTAAGGCTCTTAAAATATTGTGAAAATATCAGTCATGGAAAGGGGGAATGGCAGGAGTTAAAAGCAACACATCAgtttttattatgactattGTAATTGATGAACATGGTCAACTGAAGATTCGTATAAATATGTGATGTTTGCCTTCAAATGCTCGGGAGCAGAGAAATTAGAAAGTATTTCTCAAAGTACTGACATGTATATTGTGAGTTAGTATTAAGATTAATCtgtaaattaatttttttttttttataccagtgtatgaatgttaACATCATTATATCATGTCTTATTTTGTATGTTAACTTTTACTTATTTGTTTTCTGCTCATGAATTCAGGCAGGTTTGCACTTGTCCTTGTGGACGTTATGTCAAAATTAATAAATGTTGATGGTATGcattgcaaaatgtaacaaagaaaAATACAGGTGCATTTTGTATCAAACTCTCCTACTTGTGTGTGATTGTTTTTATAGCAACAGCAAATGTAATATTTAGCTGCATTACTTTATTTTCCAAGCAGTCTACTTAGCTTGTTACTTTCTAATTGAATTTAAGGGTTCAGTTACATCCAAACAGTGAACAAATTAAAGAGATGTACATTTTTAGTCATACCGGCATGGCTCTAGCAAAGCCCGTCTACGGAAAGCCTtttcactccctattcagctctattgtaccaaatttggttgCTGTTCCACCAGAGTTCTATGGCAGGTGATCGCAGGCGAGTTCAAAATTAATGGGacactatggagctagatggctaaatttgtctcttttgcCTGATTGTCattgagaaatctcagatttgattgtagtttttgcaagttcaacatggattataggttgAATTTGAATGAAcaacttatgtccttttgatttcttataGGTTGAGTCATTGTTGCCCATAACATGCTAGCATTCtactaatgaatgctgattggtcagtgaaggactgattacgatcaGAGATCTCgtttgacggcatccgaagcagaaccagaatgtcagagtgaatatttcgccgtggtctttaaaacattagcaaacctctttctagcatgtgtattgacggggagagcctaacctgtcagctgtgttgtcaatgcctcgagagaaaaaaggaagtgagTCAGAGCTTGCcataaagcagtatctctggccgtgtatgacgtcattgacattttataaaaggctttttagaacaaaaaagccactttaaaaaaagtttaaccaatagtgtgtattttcttagcctcccctttcgaatgcaacattcaagtTACTAGACAAAAacttatatcctgagaaaagtcgattttgaggggtatagctccatagagtcccattcattctgcactcgccTGTGAGCGCCCCAAGTGGAACTCTGGtagaactgcaaccagttcagaagccggaagtatcgACAGAGTGaaacttcttcccttattagaaattctttggctCTAGGCATGGTGGTCAAACACATGGTCCAGTTTTTATACTGTctaacagatcccgttgctctggacggagaccagtgaaggatgttagaagcacttttccggtgatggccagcgttactgcgcagcctccaactgagagagacgacgtaaatgtgagcAACCTGtatgaaagttgtaagtcttctggtagctgtgccaagagaaatctcaatcattcccaatcttgcagagacggagagcgtaggtatatgtaaggagataacataggcacaggctaattatagctaactaaaatgctagttaacattaataattaaacttaaacagctaatgtaagtcgaaactgcctgcgtgcttctcctgtactatacggtaattcctctactatgcgacaggaagtcgtgtggtta
This window harbors:
- the stk17al gene encoding serine/threonine kinase 17a like — encoded protein: MLDSAKMSKNGMVTKIHTRIRSDPFTANYDLVGRELLGRGKFAVVKKCIEKATGKQWAAKFLRKRRKGEDCRMDILNEIAVLESAKANPYVVALHEVYETNNEIILVLECAAGGEIFNQCVADSDEAFTEKDVIRLAKQILNGVAFLHRNNVVHLDLKPQNILLTSARPLGDIRIVDFGLSRRMDKIIEVREILGTPEYVAPEILNYEPISTATDMWSIGVLTYVMLTGESPFLGDEKQQTFLNISQVNVDYSQDTFEGISSLAVDFIKSLLVKNPRKRATAEECLNHPWLNSLPHPNSHPHLHTRSASSLDEPEMSQSESEPESPVPSPELDLIGSYLTCPGQGGLKTGRDTFSFSEPPFPTRPEIKQELIC